A single Cannabis sativa cultivar Pink pepper isolate KNU-18-1 chromosome 7, ASM2916894v1, whole genome shotgun sequence DNA region contains:
- the LOC115698292 gene encoding RING-H2 finger protein ATL40: protein MGSDDDKKNDDHHRRGLNVSHKATLISVSSLFAFTLLVILFFLYMKYRQNRRRDRRRTDFISRLVTAQITPSDSVIHTNHIPKATARGLDPQIIDSLPEFVYKSSSAKNSRKGRRGGSCGSSIDVVECSVCLSSITDDSKVRLLPNCKHMFHVECVDMWLGSNTTCPLCRAAVEPKVPAEPEVNNSSVERVVVQPSAPPVDELSLLHGEEDVNKASGSGSSSRPLSSFRKMLREKSSRRSSLGSCSELVGVIDHHDFERQ, encoded by the coding sequence aTGGGTTCTGATGACGATAAGAAAAacgatgatcaccacagacgcgGACTTAACGTCAGCCACAAGGCCACCCTCATCTCCGTCTCGTCCTTATTCGCCTTCACACTCCTCGTCATCCTCTTCTTTCTATACATGAAATACCGTCAAAATCGCCGCCGTGATAGACGCCGTACAGACTTCATTTCTCGCCTTGTCACCGCTCAAATCACACCTTCTGACTCTGTTATACACACCAATCATATCCCAAAAGCTACTGCCCGCGGTCTTGATCCTCAGATCATAGACTCCCTGCCCGAATTCGTCTACAAATCCTCCTCGGCAAAGAACAGTCGAAAAGGGCGTCGTGGCGGCAGCTGCGGCAGCAGCATCGACGTAGTGGAGTGCTCCGTTTGCTTGAGCTCAATAACTGACGACTCCAAGGTTAGGCTGTTGCCGAATTGTAAGCATATGTTTCACGTGGAGTGCGTTGATATGTGGCTCGGCTCCAACACAACTTGCCCACTTTGTCGTGCTGCGGTGGAGCCTAAAGTCCCAGCCGAGCCCGAAGTAAATAATAGCTCGGTGGAGAGGGTTGTGGTTCAACCGTCGGCTCCGCCGGTGGATGAGCTGAGTTTGCTTCATGGAGAAGAAGATGTGAACAAAGCGAGTGGATCGGGATCATCGTCAAGGCCATTAAGCTCTTTTAGAAAGATGCTTAGGGAGAAGTCGTCTAGAAGATCATCGCTTGGTAGTTGTTCGGAATTAGTTGGAGTGATTGATCATCATGATTTTGAGAGGCAGTAA